A genome region from Panthera leo isolate Ple1 chromosome A2, P.leo_Ple1_pat1.1, whole genome shotgun sequence includes the following:
- the LOC122209738 gene encoding uncharacterized protein LOC122209738 yields the protein MRSQCFLLSCGQSIGHDEQVQKGSSMFLTLGQPGEPERFVPQKWGCLKERPARKDLKMNEEPWGLLTRLPLRKCCLWDSGGSHCLGHQETTFRRAGCAPETTAEPTRGEKSGSWEPELRLELKVVVARTDHRKVSCREVAVASGNRAEKSQGPSEFSNLSRLLSQVMSQPAPVPLTRAGGRPWPPSEQTLSLFRERVAWEGKLQKELKTQCHGQLFYCEHGTF from the exons ATGAGGTCACAATGCTTCCTTCTGTCCTGTGGGCAGAGCATTGGACACGATGAGCAGGTGCAGAAAGGAAGTTCAATGTTCCTCACACTGGGACAACCTGGGGAACCAGAGAGATTTGTCCCACAAAAGTGGGGATGCCTCAAGGAGAGACCTGCCCGGAAGGATTTGAAAATGAATGAGGAACCCTGGGGGTTGCTGACAAGGCTTCCACTTAGGAAGTGCTGTCTCTGGGACAGTGGAGGCAGTCACTGCTTAGGGCACCAGGAGACCACTTTCAGAAGGGCAGGCTGTGCACCTGAGACAACAGCTGAACCAACCAGAGGAGAAAAGTCAGGATCCTGGGAGCCCGAGCTCAGGTTGGAGCTGAAGGTGGTGGTAGCCAGGACAGACCACAGAAAAG TTTCCTGCAGGGAAGTGGCAGTGGCCTCAGGAAACCGGGCAGAGAAGAGCCAGGGGCCATCTGAGTTCTCAAACCTCTCCAGGCTCCTCTCTCAAGTGATGTCGCAGCCTGCACCTGTTCCTCTCAccagggcaggaggaaggccCTGGCCACCCAGCGAGCAGACACT GTCactatttagagaaagagtggCATGGGAGGGAAAACTGCAGAAGGAACTGAAAACTCAGTGCCATGGACAACTCTTTTATTGTGAACATGGCACCTTCTGA